CGACTGGAGCAGGTGGTCGGCGCTGGCTGCCGACAGTTCCGCGGCGAGCTGTGACCCACCGAGGCGGGCGAACTCGTCGGCGTGAATCTTCGGGGTGAGGCCGTGTTCCTGCCCAGCGGTGAGGATGCGACGGGACTGCTCGACGGAGAAGACGTCGGCTTCACAGAACACGTCACAGAACTCGGCGATGCCCTGGTCTGCCACCGTGGGAAGCTGCTCGGTGACGACCGACTCCGTGTATGCCTCGCTGGTAGTGTCGTCGGGGACAGCGTGTGCGCCCATGAATGTCGGGACGAGGCCGACGGGGTGGTTCTCGTTCACTCGGTCGATGACAGCGAGCATCCGGAGTTCAATGTCGGTGTCCAGTCCGTAGCCGGATTTTACCTCCGCTGTGGTCGTCCCGTTTGCAAGCATCACGTCGAGGTGGGTACGGAGTTGGGCTGCGAGTTCGCCGTCGGTCGCCTCGCGGACGTTGCGGACGGTGCGGAGAATGCCACCGCCATCGGCGAGAATTTCTTGGTAGGACTTGCCCGCGAGTTTGGCCTCGAACTCGTCGGAGCGGTCGCCGACGAACAGCGCGTGGGTGTGGGAGTCGACGAAGCCGGGGAGGATGCAGTTCCCGCTGGCGTCGACGGCTGTCTCGGCGTTTGCAGGCGGGTACTCGGCGGTAATCTCCGCCGACGGCCCGACGGCACTGACCGTCCCGTCCTCGATGACCACGGCCGCGCCGGTCTCGGTCTGGAGCGTCTCGCTGTCCTCGTCGGCCGGGCCCGTGACGATCTCAGTGGCGTCGTGAACGACGGTGTAGGTCATGCGTGCCCCCTGAAAGCGACTTGCGTCGATGTCATTCGCCCTCAGTTGCGTCTCGCATCGGGATTGGGACGTCGGACTCGTTGGCCTCCGCAAGCGCCTCCTCGTAGCCAGCGTCCGCGTGGCGGATGACTCCCATTCCTGGGTCGGTGGTGAAGACGCGACGGGCTTTCTCGGCGGCCATCTCCGAGCCGTCGAGGACGACGTGGTTGTTCGTGTGCAGCGAGTTGCCGATGCCGACGCCCGCGTCGTTGCTCGTGAGTTTCGTCCCCTGCTCGATGTGCAACTCGACCCAGGAGTCCCAGTGCGCCGCATCGATGGTGTCCTCGCCCGCAAAGCCGATGCGCTCCAAGTGAGTGGCGAGGGAGACCCCCTCGTCGTCGGTCAGTGAGAGCGCTTCGGATGCCGTACGTTGTCCTGTCGCCACTGACGAACCGAGCGTGCCGACACCGAAGCGAGCGCCCTCCTCTTCGGTGAAACAAACGACCTCGATCGGGCGGGCGGGAGAGACCTCTGCCGCCTGCATGGCGCGGACGCTCTCGAGTGCGCCATAGGTTCCCAGCGGCCCGTCGAAAATCCCACCGCGGGGGACGGAATCGAAATGGCTGCCGACGGCGACCGGGGCAGCATCCGGGTCACAACTCGGAGGTATCCAGCGACCGACGATGTTGCCAACGGCGTCGACGCGGACGGAGAGACCTGCCGCGGAGAGTCGCTCGACGAATCGCTCTCTCACTTGCTTGTCTGCGTCGCTGCCGGTGAGGACGGTTCGAGCCGGCCCCTCGCTCGCATCGACCGCCCCGAACTGCGCGTTCGCCTCGATATCCGCACGCAGACGCGCCGCGTCAACGTTCATGTTCCAATACTCTGTGTAGCCACTGATAAAGGCGCAACCACCGTGTGGGCGGTCTGCCCTATTCGAGCTCCGCTGGGTTCGCGTTTGTGCTGAGGATGGCGAGAGAGAGGCAAACAGGTCACCACATCTCAAACACATCGCGCTCAACCGTGTCGATTCGCTCGGCCAGCTCATCGACACGGAGTTCTTCGCCCGCGTAGGTCACTTGTCGATTGCTGCGGAGCGGGCCAATCCAGTCCTTGCCGTACGATTCGATCTGTTTGGGGAGGTCGGAGTCGTGAGCGAACCACGAATCGAAGAGGTAGGTATCCGCAGGCACACCTACCTCTTCTTCGAGCTCCGTAACGATCTCTCTGGCTAGATCGTATTTCGTATCGCGGTCGTCGTCCTCGTCATCTTGCTGTTCGTAGAGGCGGAAGGTGAGCGGCTAGGCGGTTTTGTCGTCAGCGTAGAAGGCGTAGATGAGGTCTTGGCCCCAGACAGTGTCACCTTCAGCGTGATCGTAGAACCGGCCGACGCCGGGGACTTCGTCCCCGGCTTTCTCGGTGATCGTGTCGTCAAGGATGATGTAGCCATCTTTCGACCAGCGCGTTTCACCGTGTTTCTGAAGCTCTTCGAGGCGTTCGTGGTTGAACTCCTGGTCGTCCCAATCGGACTCGGTGAGGAACTTATCGAGAGCGCGTTTTCCGCTGGCTGGAAGAACTTCGCGTGCGATGCCCGCCACAGGTCTTGTTGCTGGCCGCAACAAGACCTGTAGCGTAGGTTTTGGCGTGGTGTCGTTGTGCTGGAGACAGCGACTCGAACACACGCGTACACGACAGGAAGCCCGTGATCGGCATCATCCGTCTTTGCCACCGCCTACGTCACGCTCTACTTCAACGTGCAAAGCTGAGTTATTTACTGAATCGTGTAGGAGTCTGCCTGTCATCTAGAGTGCGTCGGCGTCGTCGGCTTCCTCCCACGACTGAAGTCGTGGTTTTCGGTCTTACTATTCTATGAGCGAATCGGGTGGCACGAATCGACCGTCAGTCGGCGGGCTGTTCGAGAGGATCTCATCACCCGACTCACCTGGTCGGCCTCGCTGACAACTGATCGCAGTCACGACGTGCCGGTCGACAACCCAGATACGTTCAGGGTAAAACCTGCTCGAAAGCTCCGGATGCACTGACCTAGGCGAGTTAACCAACAATTCTCTGAGTCCGGGGCTATTGTTGGTTAATATCGTGCTTCTCTCGAAGCCAACAGCCGACACCCAGTACGCTACTCTTATCGGGAAACTATTCCCCTAAGTAAGAACTATATCCTTCAACCTACAATCTCGAGTATGTCCGAAACAGACGCCGCCGATGGGCCGCCCCCCTTCGATGACGCGTTTAGTAGCGACGACGTCGAACAACGCATCTACGGCACCATCCTGCAGACCCGCGAGCCGACGACTGCAACCGCGATCGCCGACAGCGTCGACTGTGACCCCAAGACCGCCCGGAAGTACCTTGGCTGGTTCGACGATTTGGGAATCGTCACTCGACACGATGGCCATCCGGCCACCTACGAACGAAATGACGCATATTTTGAGTGGCGACGCATCAATCAGCTCGCAGCCGACCAGTCCGTCGAGGACCTGCAGGATCGCGTTCGTGAGCTGACGACGCGCATCACCGAGTACGAGGCGACGTACGACGCCGCGTCACCGGCCGCAGTCGACGCCGTCGCCGCTGCAGAGGACAGCGACGAGCGGACCATCGACGACGTGTACAGCGACCTCGGCGACTGGGCGACTGCCCGCGAGGAGCGCGACCGCTACGAACGCGCCCGCCAGCAACGCACGAGTGGCGAGCGCGAACAGGCGTCCGGGTAGCCCGCTCGATGGTGCCACCGACAGGCGATGGTGGGAGTCCTGCCCCCATCGATCGTTCCATCCTCGAGTTCCTCCAGACGCGGCTCCAAGCGACGAGGCAAGTCTCACGAGCAACCGTCACGGATACAAGCGGTCATCTGGAACTCCACGTCGTCTTTGCCCCGTCGTACTACCCAGCAGCCGTCGACGAGGCGCAGTTGACGGTCCGTTGGTACACAAACGACGATTTCAAACTCCACTATCGAGAGCAGCACCCGGACCACGCCTGGGAGTGCCGGTGGGACCGACACCCGAATCCGCACAATACACGAGACCACTTCCATCCCCCGCCCACCACCCCGACGCCCGGCCAGGACGCATCGTGGCCAGACGACCATCGTGACGTCGTTGCGCTCGTCCTCGACGAGATCGAAGACCGGATCACAGCCCTTTGGAGCGAGTAATATACCCGGCGTTCCTCGCTCAGTCCGAAAACAGGCTCGTGTGGACCGGCGCGAACTCGTCGCCCTCGTCGGTTTCGACGGTGTCGGAGACGGCCTTCCCGCGGATGCCGTCCTCCAGGAAGTCCGCGACGGGCGGGCCGACCCGATCGGGTTCGACGAGGAACGCGTCGTGGCCGTGATCGGAGTCGATGACGTGGTGGGCGGTGTCGGCGTCGGTCTCGCGGAACGACGCCGCGAGCGCCTCCGACTGCTCGACGGTGAAGTGCCAATCGCCGGTGAACGAGAGCAGCAACGCCTCGCCGTCGAACGCGGCGAGCGCGTCCGCGTCGTCGTCGTAGCCCGAGGCGAGATCGTAGTTGTCCATCGCCCGCGTCAAGTACAGATACGAGTTAGCGTCGAAGCGCGTCGCGAACTTCTCACCCTGATAGTCGAGGTAAGACTCGACCTCCCGATAGGGAAAGAAGCCGGCGGCGGGGTCCATCTGGAACGTGTCGCGCCCGGCGTCCATACCCGCGGAGCGCCGACCGAACTTGTCGTCCATCGACGACTTCGAGAGGTACATCACGTGGCCGATCTGGCGGGCGAGCGCGAGCCCCTCGGTCGGCGGTTCGCCCCCGTAGTAGTCGCCGCCGTTCCACTTCGGATCCGTGGTGATCGCCCGCTGGGCGATCGCGTCGAGGGCGAGACACTGGGGGTCGAGGCGGGCCGCCGCGGCGATCACGACGACACGGTCGGCGTGATCCGGGTGGCGTTTGGCCCACTCCAGCACGTTCATGCCGCCGACGGAACCGCCGACGACGGCGTGAAGGTTCGGGATGCCGAGGTGGTCGAGCAGGCGGCGCTGCGCGCGCGTCCAGTCGGTGACCGTCACCGCCGGGAACCGGGTCCCCCACGGCTCGCCCGTCTCGGGATCGATCGTCGGCGGGCCCGAGGAGCCGTAGCACGAGCCGGGGATATTGGCGCAGACGACGTAGTAGTCGGTCGTGTCGACGGCCTTGCCCGGCCCGACGATGTCGTCCCACCAGGCGTGTGCCTGCCCTGCGGTGTCGGTGCGGCGGCGGCCGCCCGCGACGTGTGCGCTGCCTGTGAGGGCGTGACACACCAAGACGGCGTTGTCGCCGGTGAACTCACCATAGGCCTCGTAGGCGATCTCGAGGTCGGGGATCGACTCGCCACACTCGAAGGTGAACTCCCCCAGCGAGGCGGTTTCGGGCCCGTCGCTCATAGTGCCCCCTCGAGGTCAGCGATGATATCTCCCACGTTCTCGATGCCGACCGACAGTCGGACCATCTCGGGGGCGACGCCGCCAGCTCGCTGTTCGGCCTCGCTCAGTTGCGCGTGCGTCGTCGAGGCGGGGTGGACGATCAACGTCCGGGCGTCGCCGATGTTAGCGAGGAACTTCGCCACTGCCGTTTCCTCGCACAGCCGCTTTGCGGCCTCGTAGCCGCCTTCGAGGCCGAGCGCGACCATACCGCTGTAGCCTCCCTCGAGGTATCTCGACGCGAGGTCGTGCGTCTCGTGGTGTTCGAGGCCGGGGTAGGCGACCCATGAGACGGCGGGGTGCTCGTCGAGGTACTCGGCGACGGCCAGCGCGTTCTCGCAGTGGCGCTCCATTCGCAGCGGGAGCGTCTCGACGCCCTGCATCGTCACCCACGCGTCGAAGGGTGACTGCTGATCGCCGAGGCTCCGGGCCCCGCGCTGGCGGGCGGCCATCGTCAGCGCGCGATCGCCGAAGCGTTCGGTGAACGTCACGCCGCCGAAGGCGGGGTTCGGGGCGGCGATCTCGGGGTACTTCTCTGGGTGCGATTCGAACGGGAAGGAGCCGTCAGTGACGAGGATGCCGCCGAGGGTCGTCCCGGAGCCGTGGATCCACTTCGTCGTCGAGTCCCACACGATGTCCGCGCCGTGTTCGAGCGGCCGACAGAGCGCGGGCGTCGCGAAAGTGTTGTCGACGAACAGCGGGACGCCCGCCTCGTGGGCCACCTCGGCGATCTCCTCGAGCGGCGGCGTCACGAGCGACGGGTTGGCGACCGTCTCGCAGTGGACGTAGGCGGTGTCCTCATCGATCGCCTCGGCGTACGCGTCGGGGTCGAGCGTGTCGACAAACCGGGCCCCGATTCCGCGGCGAGCGGCGGTGTGAGAGAGGTACGCGTGGGTACCGCCGTACACCGAGGACGCACAGACGACGTTGTCGCCGGCCTCGGCGAGGACGAGCGTCGCGGCGTCGAGTGCGCCCATCCCGGAGGCAGTCGCGAGCGCGTCGACGCCGCCTTCGAGCGAGGCGAGCCGCTTCTCGAGAGCGCGAACCGTCGGATTCGAGATGCGGGAGTAGACGTTGCCCTCGTCCTCGAGCGCGTATCGGGCAGCCGCGGTCTCCGCGTCGGGAAACTCGTAGGAACTCGTCTGATAGATCGGCGGCGCGGCGGCCCCTGTCGTCGGATCGGGGCCCTGTCCGACGTGGAGACATCGCGTGCCGAAGCCCAGCTCCTCCTCGGTGGTCATGTATGTGGTGCATATATCTCTACATATCTATAACTGTGAGTTACGGCAAGAATTGCCTTACGGTCGGCTGATCAGATCCCACGCCACCCGGCGAGGCCGAGCGCGGCCCCGATACCGCCGAGAACGACCGCAGCGTACAGGCGAATCGCCGGTTCGTCGATCGAGACGGACGCCAGCGCCGCCACGCCGAGAAACAGTGCGCCGCCGATCAGGAGAACCGTCTGGACCGCCCGATCTGGCGGTTCGATCGCCGGGTCAGCGTCGACGCCCGCGTCGAGTCGATCGAGTACGGCCTCCCGTTTCGACCGGGGAACGACGAACAACCGCGGGACGAACAGGCCGGTCCGTTCGACGTACGAGAGCCAGACGACGGTGTGATCTCCCAGGCGAGCCGACCTGACGCGTCGAAGGCGTGCCAGCGGAACCTCGGTGCGGTTGATAGCGAGCCCCTCGCCGTCGAGTTCTCCCCGCGTCGTGGCCATGGCGACGAGGATCGGCGAGAAGACGCAGACCACGACCAGCCAGTAGACGACCTCGAACGGGACGCCGACGACCACCAGTCCGAGGATCACGACCGCCCCCGATGCGGCGGCGATCGAGACGCTCCGAACGCTGAACGGAAACCCCTCCGCTCCCGCGAACTCCGCAGTGCTCGGCCGCTGCTCTGGATCGGTGAGCATCGGCCACAGGTACGCCAGCGAGAACGGCCCGCCGATGACGAGCAGCAGCAGCAAAACCAGGCCGGGGCCCGAAAACAGCACCGTCGGGTTGGTGACCACGAACACGAGTCCCGCGCCGAGCACCAACAACAACGCGCCGCCCAGCGCGGCCGGCGAGAGGTGGGCGACGGTGCGGAGAGGCCGGGAGGTCGAGGCGTCGATCGACCACTCGAGGGAGGGCATGGTCGGAATACAGCGCGTTAGCGCTTAATCGCGGCGCTTGACCTCGTGGCGACCGAAGCCGTATCGAAGCCGGTTCGCGAGCCGCCGGGAGAACTTCCCGTCCTCGACGCGCGAGTCGAATCGCTCCCCGAGCGCCTCGTAGATGAGCGGGACGGCGACCTCCTGTTCGAGCGCCTCTTTGACGGTCCACGTTCCCGTCGAGCCGCCCGCGACGTGGTCGTCGACGTCGCCCAAATCGGAGCCCTCCTCGCGGAACGCCTCCTCGCAGAGTTCGAGCAGCCACGAGCGGATCACCGCGCCGTTGTTCCACGTGCGGGCCACCGACTCCATGTCGAGATCGTACCGGCCCTCGCTGAGCAGCTCGAACCCCTCGCCGTACGTCTGCATGAGCGCGTACTCGACGCCGTTGTGGACCATCTTGACGTAGTGGCCCGACCCCTGCGGCCCCATCCGGTCGTGGCCGTCGGGTCCGGTCGCGACGGCATCGAAGACCGGCACCAGCGCCTCGTAGGCCTCGGCGGGCCCGCCGATCATGAGCGAGAAGCCGAGCTCTGCCCCCGCGGGACCGCCGGAGGTCCCGCAGTCGAGATACGCCGCCGAGAGCGACTCGCCGCGCTCGATCGACCGCTCGAAGTGCGAGTTCCCGCCATCGACGACGACGTCAGCCTCGTCGAGGAGCGGATCGAGTTCCGCGAGCGTCGCGTCGACGGCGTCGCCCGCGGGCACCATCAGCCAGATCCGCTTGTTCTCGGGGAGCGTTTCGACGAGTTCCTCGATCGAGTCTGCGGGGGTCGCGCCGGCCGCTGCGGCCGCGTCGACCGCCTCGGAATCGAGGTCGAACGCGACCACGTCGTGGCCGTCGCCCAGCACGCGGTCGACGACGATCCGTCCCATCCGGCCGAGGCCGATCACACCCAGTTGCATACCCGTGGGTCGACGGCCCGGTAGGTGAGGGTTGTGATTCGCTCGGTCGTTACAGCCCGAACCGAGCGACCGTTCGATACGTCGGCCCGTCTCCGGTCAGCGTGCTCTCCTTCAGTCGGAGTTCGTCGATGTGAACGGGTCCGACCTCGGGCGGGTCTTCGCGGAGGAACGCTTGCACGTCGGCCTTCGCCGCCGCGTGCTCCATCCGGGCGAGCGTGACGTGCGGCGTGAACTCGTGGCTTTCCGCGTCGTATCCGAGCGCCGTCGTTTCGGCTTCGAGGCGGCGGTGTAACGCCGTCAGCGGTTCGGCCCCTCGCCCGACGCCGAGCCAGACGACGCGGATGTACGCCGTCGAGGGAAACGCGCCGACGCGATCGAACGTCGCCTCGAACGCCCCGACATCCGCCTCGTCGATCGCCGCGTCGATCGCGTCCGAGAGGGCGTCGAGATCGTGGTCGCCGTCGCCGAGAAACTTCATCGTCACGTGGGCGTCCGCGGAATCCGTGAGACGAAGTCCCGAAAGCTCCGCGAGCGGTGCTTGGAGCCGGTCGATCTCCTTCCCGAGCCCGCCCAGATCGACGCTGACGAACAGTCGCATACTCCCGTTTGGGCCGAAGCGAAAATACACTCGTTGACGATGCCCGAACTGCGGGCCGAGCCGTCTGTCTCCCCCGCGCGATCAGCACCCGCCGACCGAGCCCGACGTCGATCCGTCGCGAGCGGTCACCCGGTTTCCTCGACTCGGATCGGGAACATCCCGTCCTCCAGCGTCTTGTCCTCGAGGCGGCGAAGCTCGCGGTCGGACGTCCGGAGCTTCGCGACGTGGTTCCCCGCGAGTTCGCCGGCCGGACTCTTGAAACAGGTCGGGCCACAGGCGATGAGTATCTCCTGATCGTTTCGGTATCCCGGATACAGCAGAATGTCTCCCCTCGAGGGGTAAACCGTGTGGTTCTCTCGCGGTATCTCCGGCAACTCGATCTCGTCGATGTTGATCTACGTCGCGTGTCCGCTCCAGCGAACGTGCATCAGGTCCGACTCGAGCGGTAGGATCTCCCGGAGCGCCGCGACGGATTCCGGTGCCGCCTCCTCGAGGAGGTCCGCGACGTATCGCTGCCCGTCGACTCGTAGTTCGATCTGACTCATCAATTCGACCGTCTCCGACCGGTTATTTAAAATTTCGTCACACGTGACGCCGTGGCGGACAATACCCGACTACGCACGCCCGCGGCACGCTTTAGTTCGTGCCTCGTGACCTTCCGATATGTCGTTCGATCCAGATGCGGTGGCGACCGTCACCGTCGATTCCTACGGAACGCTCGTCGACCCCTCCGCGGCGGTCGACGCGCTCGACGCCCACGTCGAGGACACGGATTCGATCTCCGATCTCTGGCGGACCAAATCGATCGAGTACACGATGGTCGGCAACTTCGTCGATGCTTATCAGCCGTTCTACGACATGAACCGCGACGCGCTTCGCTACGCGCTCTCGGCCCACGGCGTCGACCTCGACGACGAAACCGTCGAGGAGATCCTCGCCGTCTACCACGAACTGGAGGTCTTCGAGGACGTTCGCGACGGCATCGAGCGCCTGATCGACGGCGGCTACCCGGTGTACGTCGTCTCGAACGGCAATCCGGAGATGCTCGACTCGATGGTCGACCACGCGGAGATCGGCGATCTCATCGAGGACGCGATCAGCGCCCACGAGGTCCGGACGTTCAAACCCGACGTCGAGATTTACCGCCACGCCGCCGCGCGGACTGGGACGCCGATCGAATCGATCGCCCACGTCGCCGGCCCGCCGTTCGATATTCAAGGATCCAAACACGCCGGCATGCAGGGCGTACGACTCGACCGGACCGGCGACCCGTGGGGATCGTTCGGGGCGGAGCCGGATCTGACCGTCGAGAGCTTCTACGAGTTCGCGGACGCGCTGGGCGTGTAAGCCGAGCGCGTCGGACGCGCCGCTGATGCTGCGACGCCCGCCGAAACGCGGCTCCGATGGTTTATATACCAACAGGCGGCCAGACCGCCTATGAGCTGATCGATGGCCGGCAGTCCGCCAGGGCGGGAGTGCGGCGTACGGACTGTCGGACGGAGGCGCCGCCTGTTCGCAATCGGATAACCGTTCGGGGAGCCGCGCCGCCGGTCGAGACGCTCGTTCGCCGCCACGGTCATGTTCCGAGGCCGGAGCGGGAGAGCGCCGAACACTGATCGGGCTCCGTCAGTCGAGCCCGAGTATCTCTCTCGCCTGCGCCGGCGTCGCGACCGCCCGCTCCAGCGTCCCGGCCAGCTCCGCCGCCCGCGCGACGAGCTGTTCGTTCCCGGTCGCCAACTCGCCGCGACGGTAGTAGACGTTGTCCTCTAGCCCGACGCGGACGTGCCCGCCCAGTATCGTCCCGAGCGCCGCGAACGGCAGCTGATGGGGACCGAACCCGAGCGTGTTGAAGATCGTGCCTTCCGGGAGGTTACGGAGAATCGAGGAGAAAGCCTCGCGCGTTAGCGCGGGGATGAATCCGACACTACCCTTCACAGTCCACCGTTCGATGGCACGGCTGGATATTCCACGCTGAGCAAATACACAGCTTCAAGTAAGTTGACCTACATAGGTTACGTATGGCGAAACAGGTCGTTACTCGCACCTATACTGCTTCCATACGGAACCAGTCTCGGGTGCAAGACGACCTTGATTCGCTCGGGTTCGCAGCCAGTAAGATCTGGAACGTCGGACGGTGGACGTGTAGTCGGATCTGGGATGAAATCGATCACATTCCCAACCACAACGAGCTCACCACGTACCTCAAAACCCACGACCGCTATGATGATCTGCATTCGCAGTCAAGTCAGCGAGTCCTTCAAGAACTCGCTGAGGCGTTCAACGGCTGGTACGGCAAACGACGTAACGGAGACACGAGAGCGAACCCGCCCGGCTATCGTAAACACGGCGATGAACACCCTCGTTCCACAGTCACGTTCAAAGCCGCTGGCTTCAAACTCGACACCCAGTACAACCGCGTCCGACTCTCAAAAGGATCGAACCTGAAAGAGTACTGGTCGGATTTTGTCCTGTGTACGTACCAAACTCGTCCCGACGTTGACCTCTCCGCCGTGGAGAACGTCCAACAAGCCAAGATTGTGTGGACGGGCGACGAGTGGGAACTACACTTCGTCTGTAAGGTCGAAATCGATGTGACTGAAGCTCCCGGTGAGAAGACTGTGGGTGTTGATCTCGGGATCAACAACTTTGCCGCGCTCGCCTACGAGGACGGCCACAGCGAGCTGTACCCGCTGAACTGTTTGAAGCAGGACGACTACTACTTCAGCAAGCGAATCGCTCGGTGTGACGGCTCGAACTCCGAGCAGGCCACCCGGCTGAACCACAAGAAGTCGGCTCGCCGTACCCACTATTTCCATACGCTCTCGAAACACATTGTTGAACGGTGTGTTGAGGAAGACGTTGGAACGATCGTAGTGGGAGATCTCTCGGGAGTCCGCGAAGATGACGACGCTAACGAGTCGAAAAACTGGGGGAAAC
The DNA window shown above is from Natronomonas salsuginis and carries:
- a CDS encoding M20/M25/M40 family metallo-hydrolase, with amino-acid sequence MNVDAARLRADIEANAQFGAVDASEGPARTVLTGSDADKQVRERFVERLSAAGLSVRVDAVGNIVGRWIPPSCDPDAAPVAVGSHFDSVPRGGIFDGPLGTYGALESVRAMQAAEVSPARPIEVVCFTEEEGARFGVGTLGSSVATGQRTASEALSLTDDEGVSLATHLERIGFAGEDTIDAAHWDSWVELHIEQGTKLTSNDAGVGIGNSLHTNNHVVLDGSEMAAEKARRVFTTDPGMGVIRHADAGYEEALAEANESDVPIPMRDATEGE
- a CDS encoding 3-keto-5-aminohexanoate cleavage protein — encoded protein: MKGSVGFIPALTREAFSSILRNLPEGTIFNTLGFGPHQLPFAALGTILGGHVRVGLEDNVYYRRGELATGNEQLVARAAELAGTLERAVATPAQAREILGLD
- the hutI gene encoding imidazolonepropionase: MTYTVVHDATEIVTGPADEDSETLQTETGAAVVIEDGTVSAVGPSAEITAEYPPANAETAVDASGNCILPGFVDSHTHALFVGDRSDEFEAKLAGKSYQEILADGGGILRTVRNVREATDGELAAQLRTHLDVMLANGTTTAEVKSGYGLDTDIELRMLAVIDRVNENHPVGLVPTFMGAHAVPDDTTSEAYTESVVTEQLPTVADQGIAEFCDVFCEADVFSVEQSRRILTAGQEHGLTPKIHADEFARLGGSQLAAELSAASADHLLQSTPEDAASLVDNGVTPTFLPGTAFGLDGEYPRLAPFEERGTIPAIATDFNPNCYAPTLGFAATLACVGVGMTPAQAIRGITERGAAALDRTDGRGTLRTGAPGDLVVLDAPTYRHLPYKYDGALVETVLKDGTVVH
- a CDS encoding RNA-guided endonuclease InsQ/TnpB family protein gives rise to the protein MAKQVVTRTYTASIRNQSRVQDDLDSLGFAASKIWNVGRWTCSRIWDEIDHIPNHNELTTYLKTHDRYDDLHSQSSQRVLQELAEAFNGWYGKRRNGDTRANPPGYRKHGDEHPRSTVTFKAAGFKLDTQYNRVRLSKGSNLKEYWSDFVLCTYQTRPDVDLSAVENVQQAKIVWTGDEWELHFVCKVEIDVTEAPGEKTVGVDLGINNFAALAYEDGHSELYPLNCLKQDDYYFSKRIARCDGSNSEQATRLNHKKSARRTHYFHTLSKHIVERCVEEDVGTIVVGDLSGVREDDDANESKNWGKHGNLDLHSWAFDRFTDLLEYKAEMEGITVEEASEEDTSKSCSCCGRKRDSNRVERGLYVCDECGTVANADVNGAENIRQKVSPSPATDGGDRSNGWLAQPSTFLFDNETGVFAPQEQVTS
- the metX gene encoding homoserine O-acetyltransferase MetX, with translation MSDGPETASLGEFTFECGESIPDLEIAYEAYGEFTGDNAVLVCHALTGSAHVAGGRRRTDTAGQAHAWWDDIVGPGKAVDTTDYYVVCANIPGSCYGSSGPPTIDPETGEPWGTRFPAVTVTDWTRAQRRLLDHLGIPNLHAVVGGSVGGMNVLEWAKRHPDHADRVVVIAAAARLDPQCLALDAIAQRAITTDPKWNGGDYYGGEPPTEGLALARQIGHVMYLSKSSMDDKFGRRSAGMDAGRDTFQMDPAAGFFPYREVESYLDYQGEKFATRFDANSYLYLTRAMDNYDLASGYDDDADALAAFDGEALLLSFTGDWHFTVEQSEALAASFRETDADTAHHVIDSDHGHDAFLVEPDRVGPPVADFLEDGIRGKAVSDTVETDEGDEFAPVHTSLFSD
- a CDS encoding DUF7342 family protein; this translates as MSETDAADGPPPFDDAFSSDDVEQRIYGTILQTREPTTATAIADSVDCDPKTARKYLGWFDDLGIVTRHDGHPATYERNDAYFEWRRINQLAADQSVEDLQDRVRELTTRITEYEATYDAASPAAVDAVAAAEDSDERTIDDVYSDLGDWATAREERDRYERARQQRTSGEREQASG
- the gnd gene encoding phosphogluconate dehydrogenase (NAD(+)-dependent, decarboxylating) — protein: MERSLGSGCNDRANHNPHLPGRRPTGMQLGVIGLGRMGRIVVDRVLGDGHDVVAFDLDSEAVDAAAAAGATPADSIEELVETLPENKRIWLMVPAGDAVDATLAELDPLLDEADVVVDGGNSHFERSIERGESLSAAYLDCGTSGGPAGAELGFSLMIGGPAEAYEALVPVFDAVATGPDGHDRMGPQGSGHYVKMVHNGVEYALMQTYGEGFELLSEGRYDLDMESVARTWNNGAVIRSWLLELCEEAFREEGSDLGDVDDHVAGGSTGTWTVKEALEQEVAVPLIYEALGERFDSRVEDGKFSRRLANRLRYGFGRHEVKRRD
- a CDS encoding haloacid dehalogenase type II gives rise to the protein MSFDPDAVATVTVDSYGTLVDPSAAVDALDAHVEDTDSISDLWRTKSIEYTMVGNFVDAYQPFYDMNRDALRYALSAHGVDLDDETVEEILAVYHELEVFEDVRDGIERLIDGGYPVYVVSNGNPEMLDSMVDHAEIGDLIEDAISAHEVRTFKPDVEIYRHAAARTGTPIESIAHVAGPPFDIQGSKHAGMQGVRLDRTGDPWGSFGAEPDLTVESFYEFADALGV
- the thpR gene encoding RNA 2',3'-cyclic phosphodiesterase, with protein sequence MRLFVSVDLGGLGKEIDRLQAPLAELSGLRLTDSADAHVTMKFLGDGDHDLDALSDAIDAAIDEADVGAFEATFDRVGAFPSTAYIRVVWLGVGRGAEPLTALHRRLEAETTALGYDAESHEFTPHVTLARMEHAAAKADVQAFLREDPPEVGPVHIDELRLKESTLTGDGPTYRTVARFGL
- a CDS encoding O-acetylhomoserine aminocarboxypropyltransferase/cysteine synthase family protein; this encodes MTTEEELGFGTRCLHVGQGPDPTTGAAAPPIYQTSSYEFPDAETAAARYALEDEGNVYSRISNPTVRALEKRLASLEGGVDALATASGMGALDAATLVLAEAGDNVVCASSVYGGTHAYLSHTAARRGIGARFVDTLDPDAYAEAIDEDTAYVHCETVANPSLVTPPLEEIAEVAHEAGVPLFVDNTFATPALCRPLEHGADIVWDSTTKWIHGSGTTLGGILVTDGSFPFESHPEKYPEIAAPNPAFGGVTFTERFGDRALTMAARQRGARSLGDQQSPFDAWVTMQGVETLPLRMERHCENALAVAEYLDEHPAVSWVAYPGLEHHETHDLASRYLEGGYSGMVALGLEGGYEAAKRLCEETAVAKFLANIGDARTLIVHPASTTHAQLSEAEQRAGGVAPEMVRLSVGIENVGDIIADLEGAL